The Primulina tabacum isolate GXHZ01 chromosome 1, ASM2559414v2, whole genome shotgun sequence genome contains the following window.
AAACTAATCTAAAATTCCCCGAAAGTCCaacgatcaaattttcgaagatGTTCAAGTTCCATGAAATCAACCACACATTCGGGCAATGGAACAATGTAACGTCTTTTATCGTAGCAATGCGAATAAGTCATATATTTTCTTCGAAAACCCTGCATTCGGACCCTCTCTTTGCTTGTCAATTCATTCCAAAATTTGCATCGGTACGGTTTTTGAGTCGGGTTAAATGCACATCCATTTAACACAAAACTCGAGTACTTGGCTACATAGGGTCCATGACTAAGATCCAATTTGTGCTGCCCACCACTTGTGGCCCAATCCGACCCGTTCCATATAGTCCCATATACTCCCATTTCTTTAGATGGGAAATCACCTCGCATGGATTCCACTCTTCTCACATGCCTGATCGGAACATCATCCACGTAATATGTGATTCTATCATCAGTCCACAGAATCCCATAACGGTGAAAATCCTGCGAAGGGTCGAACCATAATACATATCTCTCTTCCCTTCCTCTACTAGTACTCCCGTTTCCATAGAAATTTGTCTGCACCAACCACTCTTGACCATGGATGTGACCCAAGAACTCGAAATCTATTTCGTCGTGGCGATACGGGTACTTGTGATCGTTGCACGTGTAGAAGGTGACCACGACTCCT
Protein-coding sequences here:
- the LOC142553538 gene encoding putative xyloglucan endotransglucosylase/hydrolase protein 28; amino-acid sequence: MSVCIILILLFLFSTIIMFHVSHTQINYQSLVSFDKGFNPLYGELNISPYEANKSVQISMDEATSSGFQSKLMYMYGHFESSIKLPENYSAGVVVTFYTCNDHKYPYRHDEIDFEFLGHIHGQEWLVQTNFYGNGSTSRGREERYVLWFDPSQDFHRYGILWTDDRITYYVDDVPIRHVRRVESMRGDFPSKEMGVYGTIWNGSDWATSGGQHKLDLSHGPYVAKYSSFVLNGCAFNPTQKPYRCKFWNELTSKERVRMQGFRRKYMTYSHCYDKRRYIVPLPECVVDFMELEHLRKFDRWTFGEF